The nucleotide sequence TGTAGCTCTATATTACCAGCTTTTCCGGCTTCCACAGGGAGGATATCAGCAAACCGCTGGATCATCCCATCTTGATTGGGACCTGCGGAAACAACCACGATCCCTCCTAGCTGAATCCACTCCTTGATTGCTGCCATCTGTTGATCATTAATCGTGGAACCACTATTACCAGCCAGTGCTAACATGTCTATGTTTTCGTAAATCCACGATTGGTCAGGTAACATTTGTTCCGTGAGATTTTGAACGGACAAGGGGCGATTCATTTTGGATTGTGATTGATTGACGGCTAGGAAATGAAACGCATTGCCCTCTTCGCTGATTACCCCAATGGTGCGCCCGTCTGTTGGATAAGGGATACGCAGCTTTTCGCTTTTGATAACTTGACCGTTTTGCGTTACCTGGACGTACCAATCATCGAGCACGATTTGGGAAGGCATATCAAAGTACACGGTTGTACTCTTTCCTTGCTCGAGCTTTATTGGACGCCGAAGCGTTAATTCATTATTTTTTTTGACTTGTCGCTGCGATAACTCTACAGCCCCAGTGAAATCCTGTTCTTGGCTGGTTACCTTTACGTTTAATCTCATCCATGATTCATATTTGACAATACCACTTAAAGGTATCTCGAATTGTATGTCTACGTTGCTCTCTGCCATAGCTGGGCGTATCGAAAAGCTAAGCCATGTGATGACAAAGATTAACACCCATTTCCATCTCATGCTTGTTCCTCCGCTCATTTTCGTGACGCCAAAGAGATATCCAGTTGTTGCAACTGATCATGACGTGAGATAAGCAATAAGTGCTTACCTTTGTTTGCCCAGTTGCCTTTGATCAGCTCTTCAGATGACTGGTTTCGCAATGGTAGCTCGCGTGTCACAAAAGGCTCTTCACTCACGTTTACTTCCATCAGCGTTCCATTTGGGTGTGTATAGGTCAATCGCGTATCGGAGCTCCACGATGCCCACTGTCCCACTGCAAGTGAGGTAACTTTCCCCGTCCGCATTTCCATCAGCTGTACTTCACCGGCTTTATTGAAGGCAAGCAAGCTTCCATCTGGTGACCATTCAGGCTGGGAGCCTTCTACAAGCTTCCATTCCTGGAACGATACTGTGCTGCTCACCCAAATTTCTTCGACGCCATTTTTAGAGCGGGTAAAGGCAAGCGAATCATCATGTTCAGACCAGCTTGGTGAAGAGTATAATACCCCTTCTTCTTCCTTCAGCAATCGGCTGCTTCCCATGCTGTAAGTCGTTGGCATCTCCACAATCCATATCCGCGATAATTTTTTATCCTGCTCGACGACAGCGATTTGCTTCCCAGAATGAGACCATGCTACCCCCGTATATTTTCCTTCGGTTGGCGGCAACTTGATCGTGATTGGCTTTAATTCCTCATCGATCGGAATGGTTTTCAGCTCTGCATTGTTATGGATATAAGCTAGCTGAGTGGCTTTCTGGTCAATATCAACAAGCTCCACGGTTGCTTGTGCTGGCAGCTTAAGTACTTCATGCTCTCGAACGGCAAGAGAGGTATTGTTCCACCACACAAATCCGCCTATGGCAAGGATTAGAGCAGCAGCAGCGATTCCGCTCCATACCAACCTCCCCCATTTTTTGGGTGCGGCACTTGGAGCTTTTGCCTGCTTGGCTTCAAGATCTCTCATTTTCTGGAGCAATTGTTTTTTGAGGTCTGATTTTAACTGATAGTTGACAGGAACCGATCCGCGCATCTGCTTCAAATGGGCTAAGAGCTGGGTTACAGTCTGATCATCCGATTGATGATCCTGGGGGTGCTTCTCCTCTTCTCTCATTCGGAGTCCCCCCTCTCATACATCTTCTGAAGTTTTTGTAATCCGCGATATGAAATCATTTTGATACTCGATTCTGTTTTGCCAAGCACCTCAGCTACCTGACTGATTTTGAGGTCAGCAAAATAGCGGAGCATCAACACGTCTCGTTGATCCTGAGATAACAAGTCCAGTCGATCACGAAGCTGACGAATCTCTTCATTCGTCAGCGCCTGCCGTTCTGGCTGCCATGTGTCGTCCGGTTCTGCTCCTAGAAAATCTTCCTGGTCGACCGGTAACTCCCTGTTTTTCCGCATAAAATCCACATATGTATTGTGAGCAATACGAAAAATCCATGATGCGAAAGGACTCGTTCTGCTATATTGCTCGAATTTTTCTAGCGCTTTTAAAAAGACCACGGTGGTCAAATCATCGGCATCCCACGTACTCTGAACCCGGCATCGTAAATACCGGTTGACGCGATCAAAATATTCGTCATACAGTTCCGTAAATGGACGAGATTCATAATAATCTCCGGATGATGGCCCCGACGGTTGCTTCATAGCCATTCCCATTTGCGTTTTCCTCGGTTTCTTCCAGACTGAAGCATGTTCTCAGAATGGGCTTTCCCCACTGCATCCTGAGACTACTCTAACTAAGTATTACGTATTTCTTAGGTAGAAAGTTTCATGATG is from Brevibacillus brevis and encodes:
- a CDS encoding RNA polymerase sigma factor: MGMAMKQPSGPSSGDYYESRPFTELYDEYFDRVNRYLRCRVQSTWDADDLTTVVFLKALEKFEQYSRTSPFASWIFRIAHNTYVDFMRKNRELPVDQEDFLGAEPDDTWQPERQALTNEEIRQLRDRLDLLSQDQRDVLMLRYFADLKISQVAEVLGKTESSIKMISYRGLQKLQKMYERGDSE
- a CDS encoding TolB family protein yields the protein MREEEKHPQDHQSDDQTVTQLLAHLKQMRGSVPVNYQLKSDLKKQLLQKMRDLEAKQAKAPSAAPKKWGRLVWSGIAAAALILAIGGFVWWNNTSLAVREHEVLKLPAQATVELVDIDQKATQLAYIHNNAELKTIPIDEELKPITIKLPPTEGKYTGVAWSHSGKQIAVVEQDKKLSRIWIVEMPTTYSMGSSRLLKEEEGVLYSSPSWSEHDDSLAFTRSKNGVEEIWVSSTVSFQEWKLVEGSQPEWSPDGSLLAFNKAGEVQLMEMRTGKVTSLAVGQWASWSSDTRLTYTHPNGTLMEVNVSEEPFVTRELPLRNQSSEELIKGNWANKGKHLLLISRHDQLQQLDISLASRK